The window CCGCTTACCGCACGCAGGTATCTTCACATGATTTCTAGCAAGACGGGCCACGTTTCGAAAGGATTATATGTTTGCGGTATTTCATGGTCACCCGTTTTTTTGATTGAAGGCAGCCCGCCACTTATTTTTGAGACGGGTTTTGCGTGCGCAGCGCGGCTCTATGAAAAAGAACTCAAGGAATTCTCACGAGGGGGACAGCCTCACACCATCTTTCTCACGCACGTGCACTGGGACCATTGCGGTGCAACGAGCCATATAAGGAATGTCTTTCCGCGAATCGAAGTCGCCGCCTCAGGCCGGGCAGCCGAGATCATCAGCCGGCCCAGCGTCCAGAGACGCATGACAGAACTTGGGAAGAGTGTCATCCCGGTCGTGGCAACATTTGACGGAGTGGACAGCGCACTCTTGATCGATGAGCCTTTCAGGTCATTCGATGTGGATGTGGTGCTGCATGACGGCCAGGTGATCCGCGTGGACGAAAAGACGACGGTCGAAGTATTGGCAACGCCCGGGCACACCCGAGACCATCTCAGCTACTATATCCCGGAAAGAAAGATCTTGATAGGCGGTGAGGCTGCGGGCTGCCTGGAACCGTCAGGCAGTATCAGCGTTGAATTTCTGGCCGACTACGATTCGTACATCGCATCCATCAAGCGTCTGCTGGCTATCCCGGCTGAAATCTTTACGCAGGGGCATCATTACGTGTTCGTGGGAAGAGAGGCTGTCCGAACGTTCCTTGAACAGTCACTCAAAGCATCCGAAGATTTTGCAGCTCGTGTGGAGGAGTTGCTACGTTCCGAGGGAGGCTCCATCGAGCGCGTCGTGAGTTTGATCAAGGCCAGGGAGCACGATCCAAAAACCGGCCTTAAGCAGCCCGATGACGCCTATCTGCTTAACCTCACCGCTCAGGTTACGCACCTGGCGGCCAAGAAGCAGTGAGCGGTGAGCAGAAACAGCGAAACGGAACCTGCGGACAATCTACGGTTCATTGGTGTTTCAGCGGGAGGTTTCCAGATAAGTCAGAAACTCTTTTTCAAACACAGGCAGATCTTCATTGAAGGCGGTGCGGAAGTTCCGAAGCCGATCCTCGGACTGTTTGAACAAGCTGAAATAATGGAGAATCGACTGCACCCCATGTCTCTCCGCCAGAAGCTCGGTGGCCAGGAGGGACTCCCCATATACTGACGAGCCGCCGAGCCTCCCGCGCGATTTGGTGAAGTCCTCGAGCGTCACCAGGTCAGAAAGAGGTGCACAGGAAGAGCGACGCGCTGTGCCCTTGATGCGCGCAAGCAGGAGAGCCCGCCTCGACGACAGGCTGCCCATGTCAAGGGACTCCAGTACACGGTAGGCGATCCAGTCGGCAAAACCCTCACGCAGCCACTGGTCAGATGTACCGCGACGACCGCCAGTCAGTCCGTACTGGACTGTGTGCACCAGTTCGTGCGCAAGTACACGGATCCGCTCCGGCCAGGAGACGCGTTCAAGAGCCTCCTCATTCGCAAGCACCATCTCGGGTGCTCCTACCGCCGCCGCCCACCCTGCCACCTCCCGAGCGTAGACAGGATCAAACCGTACTAGCTTGACGAGGTTTGACTCAAAGGCTTCACGACTTGAATAAAGAAAAAGCTTCGGCTGTGAAACAGGCAGTTCGAATTTTTCCCTCAGGATCGAGGCAAGTGCGGTCATGATTCGGTCGTAGTCTGCGGGGTGGACATGATTCCTGCTGACCGTCGGAGACAAGGATACCGTGCGGACGTCTGCAATCTGGCCCTCTGCGGTGGGGATACAGACAAAAAGCAGCATCAGTCCTACGACAATGGCGAGGGCCTTTGCAGCTTTTTTCTTCGGACCGGCAGGACACATGGCCTTTTTCTTCGGGGCCCTCCTCCAGCTTCTGTTGCCCCAGAGGGGTGCCTGGCTCCTTATCGTCCGCGAGCAAGAGCATCTTGATAGCCCAAAGGGCTGAGGCTATTAAGCCTTTACCTTTATCGTTCGCCCGTCCGGGATCGCCTTGGCCCACCTTTATCCTCCCCGGCTTTTGTGTTATAGTATTCTGAACACATTCTCAAACAGGAGGTACCAGAACCTATATTGGAGAACAACTCAGAAGAAAACGTCCTGAGACTTTCTTTTGACGATACACACGTCGCTCGCAACCTGTTCGGCCCCAGAGAAGAAAACATCCGTCACCTCCGGAAATATTTTAATGTCAAGACAAGCATTCGCGGCACCCACCTCACCCTGATCGGAGACAAACAAGAGGTCGAAAGCACCGGAAAGGTAATCAACGAACTCGCAACAATCGTAAAGAAGGGGTTCGTCATCAGGCCTTCTGACATCGATCAGGCTGTAAGGTACGTCGCACACACGCAGAAGGGGGCCGATGAACTATACAAAGATCAGATATTTATCCCCCCCATGCGAAAGGTCGTCGTACCGAAAACGAAGAATCAGATTTCATACGTCGATGCAATACGAAAACATGACATTGTGATCGGCATAGGCCCCGCAGGAACCGGCAAGACCTACCTGGCCATGGCTATGGCCCTCTCGGCTTACTACAAGAAGGAGGTTTCGCGGATTATACTCGCGAGGCCTGCTATTGAAGCGGGCGAGAAACTTGGTTTCCTTCCCGGCACCATGTACGAGAAGGTGAATCCCTATCTGAGGCCTCTGCACGATGCGCTCTACGACATGCTGGACATGGACAGGGCGGGAAGACTCATGGAGAAGGGCGTCCTCGAAATAGCGCCTCTGGCATTCATGCGCGGCAGAACGCTCAACGACGCGTTTGTTATCCTGGATGAGGCTCAGAACAGTGCCTCGGAACAGATGAAAATGTTTCTGACACGGCTGGGGTATTCTTCCAAGTGTGTCGTGACTGGTGACATCACACAGATCGATTTGCCCGACAAACGCTCATCAGGACTCGTAGAAGTGCAACACATTCTAAAGGGCGTGAAGGGTATACGATTCATCTACTTCACGGAACGGGACGTGGTACGCCATCCACTGGTACAGAAAATCATCAGAGCGTACGAGAGAAGAGAGGCTTCGCGGGCGGAGAAGCCTCCCGGCCAAAAGAAAGAAAATCCAACAGAGAACGGCCAATCATAATCCCACTCACTCTCCCCGGTATCTACAAAACGGTTGCCCATAGGGACACGCAATGGCGGTCTTCATAAAAAATTCCCAAAACCTGTTCACCGTGGACAGGGAACAGTTTCGAGCGATCACCCAGGATTTGTTGTCGTATGCCGGCCTGGATAGAGATCTGAGTATCCTGTTCACGGATAACAAACGAATTCAACGGATCAACAAAATCTACTTCAACAGAGACCGTGCGACCAACGTCATATCCTTCTCCTATATGGACGGTTTACCTTGCGAAGTAGTAGGCGATCTGGTAATCTCACTGGAACGGGCCCGCGAAGAAGCAGAGAATTCAGGCATACCCTTCTATGAACGGATTTTTTCTCTTATCATTCACGGGCTGCTTCATGTTCAAGGCTTTGACCATGAAAAGGAAAAACGGGAAGCACAGAGGATGAGGCACAGAGAAAAGAAGCTGCTCACTTATGTCCGCAACCATCAACTTTATAAAGAGCCGACAGTTTAGCCTCCCGCTCGCCTCAGCGGTTCTGCTCGTAGCCTCACAGCCGCCAATTTCCCTCTTCCCGCTCGCATACGTCGCGCTCGTCCCCTTGTTGTTTTCGCTTGAAAAAAGCAAGCCCCGTGATAATTTCCTGGCAGGCTTCATCACAGGCATCATGGCCTACGCAGGTCTTGTCTACTGGGTAGTGATAGCCATGAACACCTATGGCGGGATCAGCATTCCCCTGGCAATACTCATTCTGGCGCTCCTTGTCCTCTACCTCGCTCTCTATCTCGGCCTTATCACATGGCTCTGCCCTCTCGCTGAAACGGCAGCGAGGGTGCCTCTCTATCTGAGCGTACCTCTGTTGTGGGTCATTTGCGAATACTGGAGAGGTTGGTTTCTGACAGGGTTTCCCTGGTCGTACCTCGCCCACTCGCAGCACAACTTTCTGCCCATGATCCAGATTGCTTCCCTGACAGGAACCTACTTTATTTCGTTTCTTATTGCCGGGGTCAATGTTGTCATTTTCTCCTTTCTCCGTCGAAAGCCGGCACCTGCTCTCTTTACAGGTTCATTAGCAGTGCTCATTGTCGCATCCCTTCTGTTCGGTTACGTCCGCTTGCAGGATCAACCGGAAGGGGCCCTCAAGACCGCTATCATTCAGGGCAATATCCTTCAGGATGTCAAATGGGATGAGCCATTCAAGCTAAAAACCGTCGACATATACGCGCGACTCACGCTGAAGGAAGCGCATGGTGCTGACCTCATAGTATGGCCTGAGACAGCCATGCCTTTCGTCTTTGATGCCGATCCCATCCGCAACGTGGTCAGCAAAGTTCCGGAGGCGCTTAACACTCGGCTACTTTTCGGGACACTGTACAGAGACGGACAGGGCAGATTTTACAATGCGGCGTATGTCCTGGGGCAGAAAGGTCAAGTCGTAGGCCGGTATGAGAAAGTTCACCTCGTTCCCTTCGGGGAGTTCACACCGCTTCGGGATTACTTCCCCTTCCTCGAGAGGATCAGTGTTGCGACCGGTGATTTTTTTTCTGGAAGCGGTCACAACCCCCTCGCGACAGATCTCGGCAAGATAGGGCTTCTCATCTGCTATGAAGGGGTGTTCCCTTACGTCACCGTCGATACGGCGAGAAGGGGTGCGCAGGTATTCGTCAATATCACCAACGATGCCTGGTTCGGCAGATCCTCAGCGCCGTATCAGCATCTGGCATTCTATACATTCAGGGCGATCGAAACCGACAGGTTTGTGCTCAGGGCTGCCAATACGGGCATAAGCGCAATAATTGATCCCCGCGGCCGGATCACTGCACGGACCGATTTATTCACGAGAGGAGTCTTGCAAGGCACGTTCGCAATGAGAGATGGAACAACATTCTATGTCAAACACGGGGATTACTTCGTTCTACTCTGCATTGTAGTGCTTTCCGGCCTCATCCTCAGAGGACTGCTCTCTCCGAAATCAGGAACTAAGCGGTAACCAGTGAGCAGTAGAATCAGATACAGCTGCGTATTCACCAGGTGCCGCTCATCGTGGAATCCGCTTTGCAGCAGCCTGTACCGGCTTTTCACTGCTCGCTGCTGACTGCTTACTGTCTGCTGTTCCTAACCCATTACCTCGCACGTGCTTGGCGACTGCCTGAAAACCTGAAGGGTGCCGTCCGGGATGACATGAACATCGGGAGTTTTCTTCTTGTATTCCTCGTCCAGGATACGCACAACTTCTGCGGCGTCCCGGCACCAGAACACGTCCTCTTTCTTGCCGAACCAGTATGTTGACGCCACATCTTTGTGCCGGGAAACCACGAATATCTTTCGCACGTTCTTTTCTTTCATGCGCTCACCGCGCCCGAGTCTGCCCCATAGGTCTCTTCCAAATCGTCCGAGCAGATAGTGAACGACCTGCCCTCTGGAAACATCCGCAAGCAGCACCACGTAACCGCCCTCCTCTTTCAGCAGGGCAGAAGCCTGAGAAAGGCCAATCGTTGCCTCGTTGCCTTTGGCAAACGTGTTGACAAAGAGAATATCCGCTTTCCATGGAACGGCCGCCCCGTAATGAGTGAGTGAACGCTCGGAAAATTTCGAATATGAATCTTCAGCCGTGCCGGCCGAAATGGCCACAGCCTCAGCTTCACTGTTCACCAGTAGGTCTATCTTCGCGTGGAGCCCGGCTGTGCGGCCGAACTCCTTCACTTCCTCAAGGAGAGGGTTATCCCGGTAGCTGAGGGGTCTACACACCGAAAGGTTCTCCTGCAGAAGCTTGCCGTGGTGGTGTATGATCGCATCTATGTGAGCAACCCCGGGCATGATAATCTTGTATCCTCCCCCAAGGCCGCAAAAGCCGTGAGGCACAAAAGAACCGATACCGATTCTCAGGTCGCAGCTCAAGAACTCCTTGTTGACCAGTACAGGGGTCCCAAGGCGCGTCCGGCCCAGATACTCACAGTTCTCGTAAGGGTTGTGATTGTAGACTGCGAATTGTTCCGGCACCTCTTCGCCCAGTTTTCTCCTCAGGGCCGCATTATCAAGAGGTACGTGCGTGCCCAGCGCGCAAAGGAATCTCACCTGCTCATCGCGCACGGCGCATCGGTCGAACAGTTCAATCAGGTAAGGCGTGATACGATAGACGCGGGTGGGCCTCGAAGTGTCGTCGAAGACGATGCAGATTTCCTTCTTGCCCTTCAGCAATCTCTCGAGCGGCGCAAGCGCCTTTCTGTAGCCGTCATCGTCGAGGAGCCTCTCGCGATCTCCTTCCATGCGAAGTACGTCCACATTCCAACGCTCAGGGAGGTCAAGTTCGAATGCGTCATCCTTTCCCCACAGATCATGTTTCAGCGATATTCTCATGCTGCGTCCAATAGCAATTACTTGCGCAGCTTCATCATCTCTTCGCAGCTCGGCAGATAATCTTTACCAGCAATCGTTACCATATCAGATCCTATGAGGAAATCATATCCGGGCACCTTCTTGGTAACGCCGTAATACATGGGCAAGATCACCTGGTGGTCGCACGCGCGCATCTGCAGCTTGCCAATCGGACTGTCTATCGTTAGGCCCTCCAACGCGTCGATAAACTTCTCTTTGTCCACCCTGCCGGCTTTCTGGTAAGCTCCCGCGATGAACATACCTGCAGTGTACCCGTAGAGTGCGGTAGAGCCCGGATACCGTTTGTAAAGTTTCCTGAAAGCTTCGACAAATGACTTGTTTTCAGGGCTTGCAGGGTAATAGAAGTGATAGCAGGAGCTTCCCATGATGCCTTCCGGGGCGTCGAGACCCAGAGGAGCGAGGGCGAGCTGGTCAGTCGCATAGTGCTGGTAAATGGGAATCTTTCCTTCAAGTCCGAGCGCCTTGACCGATTTCATGAAGTTGACGATGCCGCCTCCGCCCGAAGCACTGATGATACAGTCAGGTGCTGCCTGCATGACTGCGGTGAGATAAGGCGTCAAGTCTGTTTCCCCCACCTTCCTCCACGACTCGCCGAGAAGCTGGACGTTTGGCTTAAGAACTTTCAGATTGCTCCAGATGGCCTCGGCGCATGCATGGCCGAACTCGTAATCCTCACCCATGATCCAGTATTTAACGTAAGGCTTCCGGGAGAGTGCCAGGGCAGTGGCTTTTCCGACCATCATGGTGTTTTCGTTGAGGTTGAAGACATAACGATGCCCCTGCTCACCGACTATCTTATCGCTCTTTGCATCGGTGACGAGGAAGGGGATCTTCTCCTTCTTTGCAAAATCGGACATGGCCAGAGCAGCGCCGCTGTTAGTCGAGCCCATGAGCAAGTCAACATTTTCCCTCATTACCAGCTCCTTTGTCATGGTAAGCGCAATGTCCGGTTTGAACTTGTCATCCCGCGTCACGAATTCTATTTTTCTCTTCAGCACCCCACCCTTTGCATTCACCTCATTGATAGCCATTTTGAAACCGTCCAGGACATCCATCGTGTAGGCAGTGGCTGGTCCCGAGTAGGTGTCGACTACCCCTACTTTGATGACAGCGGAAGCTGCATCAGCACAGGGCACATACCCTGCGGCCAGGCAAAACAGTATCATTAGGGAGAGCAGTACATTCTTCTTCATGCGACGCCTCCTGATTTTAATTAGTAGATTTGTAACCGTAAACGTGCGCGATGTCAAACAAAAACCGTGGCGTGGGCTCGCGGAGAAAACCGTCCTACCCGGCTCGTCTCCCCCCAAGGACTACTGGCGGTCGAAAAATTCCTTGAAGCGGTCCTTTATGCCCTTCGCCTGTGTAACAGGACTGTCCCCATTCAGCTCCTTTGACAGCTCTTCAAGCAGGGTTTTCTGTTTGTCGGTAAGCTTCGTCGGCACCTTGCCATACACGTATACAATTTCGTCACCTCTGCCGTAGCCGTTGGCTTTAGGTGCCCCAAGCCCCTTGAGCCTGAAGCTCTTCCCCGGTTGGGTGCCGGGACCCAGCTTGATGACCGTCTCGCCTTCTACCGTGGGGACTCGAATCTCGCCACCCAGGCAGAGGAGCGGGAAATGTACTTCCGTATGCAAAACAACGTCGTCGCCTTCTCTTTCAAATACAGGATGTTCTTTGACCCTGAGGACAATGTAGAGGTCACCGGGGACCGCATCATGTAACCCCTGAGCACCCTCTCCTCTCATCTTCAGCCTTACTCCGGTGTCAACACCCGCAGGAATGTTCACTTTGATATTTTTCGAATTTCTGACGTAACCGCGCCCTTTGCATGCCTTGCACGGATCCTTGATGATATGTCCCTCACCATTACAATATTCACAGGTCTTGTTGATCGTGAAGAACCCCTGGCTGTACCGTACCTGGCCCCGACCGCTACAGTGTTTGCAGACTACGGGTTGAAACCCGGGCTCTACCCTCGATCCCTTGCACTGCGGGCAGCGCTCATCCTTCGGTATCTCGATCTCCTTTTCTGTTCCAAAAATTGCTTCCTCAAACTCGATGTCCAGGTTGTAGCGGAGATCTTCGCCTTTTCTCTGCCGCCTGCGCTGGGTGCCGCCGAAGAAATCACCAAGCAGGTCGCCAAAGATATCGTTGAAATTGCCGCCGAACCCGAAGTCAAAACCCGCTCCCGGTTCGGCCGTTCCAAAGCGGTCATAGGCCGAACGTTTTTCCGAATCGCCCAATACCGCGTAAGCTTCGTTTATTTCCTTGAATTTTTCTTCCGCGGTTTTGTCGTCGGGATTCCGATCAGGGTGGTGGGTCAGGGCAAGCTTGCGATAGGCTTTCTTGAGCTCTTCATCGGTGGCAGTCCTTGGTACACCGAGTATGTCGTAGTAATCCTTCCTCATGGCTGTGACGTCTTATTCTTCCCCGGGTTGTTTAGCTACAGTGACCATTGAAGGCCTCAGCAGCCGCCCGTCCATGATATAGCCCTTCTGAAGCTCTGTAACGACCGTTCCTGGAGCCTTGTCTTCGCATGCTTCCTGAGCAATGGCTTCATGGACGTTCGGA is drawn from Syntrophorhabdales bacterium and contains these coding sequences:
- the dnaJ gene encoding molecular chaperone DnaJ; the encoded protein is MRKDYYDILGVPRTATDEELKKAYRKLALTHHPDRNPDDKTAEEKFKEINEAYAVLGDSEKRSAYDRFGTAEPGAGFDFGFGGNFNDIFGDLLGDFFGGTQRRRQRKGEDLRYNLDIEFEEAIFGTEKEIEIPKDERCPQCKGSRVEPGFQPVVCKHCSGRGQVRYSQGFFTINKTCEYCNGEGHIIKDPCKACKGRGYVRNSKNIKVNIPAGVDTGVRLKMRGEGAQGLHDAVPGDLYIVLRVKEHPVFEREGDDVVLHTEVHFPLLCLGGEIRVPTVEGETVIKLGPGTQPGKSFRLKGLGAPKANGYGRGDEIVYVYGKVPTKLTDKQKTLLEELSKELNGDSPVTQAKGIKDRFKEFFDRQ
- the ybeY gene encoding rRNA maturation RNase YbeY; this encodes MAVFIKNSQNLFTVDREQFRAITQDLLSYAGLDRDLSILFTDNKRIQRINKIYFNRDRATNVISFSYMDGLPCEVVGDLVISLERAREEAENSGIPFYERIFSLIIHGLLHVQGFDHEKEKREAQRMRHREKKLLTYVRNHQLYKEPTV
- a CDS encoding PhoH family protein, with amino-acid sequence MENNSEENVLRLSFDDTHVARNLFGPREENIRHLRKYFNVKTSIRGTHLTLIGDKQEVESTGKVINELATIVKKGFVIRPSDIDQAVRYVAHTQKGADELYKDQIFIPPMRKVVVPKTKNQISYVDAIRKHDIVIGIGPAGTGKTYLAMAMALSAYYKKEVSRIILARPAIEAGEKLGFLPGTMYEKVNPYLRPLHDALYDMLDMDRAGRLMEKGVLEIAPLAFMRGRTLNDAFVILDEAQNSASEQMKMFLTRLGYSSKCVVTGDITQIDLPDKRSSGLVEVQHILKGVKGIRFIYFTERDVVRHPLVQKIIRAYERREASRAEKPPGQKKENPTENGQS
- the lnt gene encoding apolipoprotein N-acyltransferase, translated to MSATINFIKSRQFSLPLASAVLLVASQPPISLFPLAYVALVPLLFSLEKSKPRDNFLAGFITGIMAYAGLVYWVVIAMNTYGGISIPLAILILALLVLYLALYLGLITWLCPLAETAARVPLYLSVPLLWVICEYWRGWFLTGFPWSYLAHSQHNFLPMIQIASLTGTYFISFLIAGVNVVIFSFLRRKPAPALFTGSLAVLIVASLLFGYVRLQDQPEGALKTAIIQGNILQDVKWDEPFKLKTVDIYARLTLKEAHGADLIVWPETAMPFVFDADPIRNVVSKVPEALNTRLLFGTLYRDGQGRFYNAAYVLGQKGQVVGRYEKVHLVPFGEFTPLRDYFPFLERISVATGDFFSGSGHNPLATDLGKIGLLICYEGVFPYVTVDTARRGAQVFVNITNDAWFGRSSAPYQHLAFYTFRAIETDRFVLRAANTGISAIIDPRGRITARTDLFTRGVLQGTFAMRDGTTFYVKHGDYFVLLCIVVLSGLILRGLLSPKSGTKR
- a CDS encoding MBL fold metallo-hydrolase, with amino-acid sequence MISSKTGHVSKGLYVCGISWSPVFLIEGSPPLIFETGFACAARLYEKELKEFSRGGQPHTIFLTHVHWDHCGATSHIRNVFPRIEVAASGRAAEIISRPSVQRRMTELGKSVIPVVATFDGVDSALLIDEPFRSFDVDVVLHDGQVIRVDEKTTVEVLATPGHTRDHLSYYIPERKILIGGEAAGCLEPSGSISVEFLADYDSYIASIKRLLAIPAEIFTQGHHYVFVGREAVRTFLEQSLKASEDFAARVEELLRSEGGSIERVVSLIKAREHDPKTGLKQPDDAYLLNLTAQVTHLAAKKQ
- a CDS encoding ABC transporter substrate-binding protein — encoded protein: MKKNVLLSLMILFCLAAGYVPCADAASAVIKVGVVDTYSGPATAYTMDVLDGFKMAINEVNAKGGVLKRKIEFVTRDDKFKPDIALTMTKELVMRENVDLLMGSTNSGAALAMSDFAKKEKIPFLVTDAKSDKIVGEQGHRYVFNLNENTMMVGKATALALSRKPYVKYWIMGEDYEFGHACAEAIWSNLKVLKPNVQLLGESWRKVGETDLTPYLTAVMQAAPDCIISASGGGGIVNFMKSVKALGLEGKIPIYQHYATDQLALAPLGLDAPEGIMGSSCYHFYYPASPENKSFVEAFRKLYKRYPGSTALYGYTAGMFIAGAYQKAGRVDKEKFIDALEGLTIDSPIGKLQMRACDHQVILPMYYGVTKKVPGYDFLIGSDMVTIAGKDYLPSCEEMMKLRK
- a CDS encoding lactate racemase domain-containing protein, whose amino-acid sequence is MRISLKHDLWGKDDAFELDLPERWNVDVLRMEGDRERLLDDDGYRKALAPLERLLKGKKEICIVFDDTSRPTRVYRITPYLIELFDRCAVRDEQVRFLCALGTHVPLDNAALRRKLGEEVPEQFAVYNHNPYENCEYLGRTRLGTPVLVNKEFLSCDLRIGIGSFVPHGFCGLGGGYKIIMPGVAHIDAIIHHHGKLLQENLSVCRPLSYRDNPLLEEVKEFGRTAGLHAKIDLLVNSEAEAVAISAGTAEDSYSKFSERSLTHYGAAVPWKADILFVNTFAKGNEATIGLSQASALLKEEGGYVVLLADVSRGQVVHYLLGRFGRDLWGRLGRGERMKEKNVRKIFVVSRHKDVASTYWFGKKEDVFWCRDAAEVVRILDEEYKKKTPDVHVIPDGTLQVFRQSPSTCEVMG